The Microlunatus antarcticus genome window below encodes:
- the hisD gene encoding histidinol dehydrogenase: protein MHLTPADALRITGSFSVVRAPERPDVAAQSDPKVIETVSSMLSEIERDGLAAVRRYAERLDGWTGGEDFEIAESSIPGLVDGLPQDLRDALDAGAERTRRFADMQRAHLVDFEDEVIPGVICGQRYVPVGNVGAYLPAGRFPLLASAFMTVGVARAAGVPNVVSCTPPSLHGQVHPAVLYSARASGAHRVFALGGVQALASMAFGLLDGVPADMIVGAGNAFVAEAKRQLYGKVGIDVLAGPSEVAVIADETATAQMVAADLLAQAEHGPTTPACLVTTSAELAAAVEVEVARQLEGLATRDIAGAAWRDWGSIYVADSPKTAVEIMNVLAPEHLEILAEDTDFYLENMTNYGSLFLGEWSTVAYADKGMSGTNHVLPTARGARYTGGLSVTGYLKQLTYQKATRASTEAQAGPVVTIADFEGMPGHRDSAQLRLDIISSS, encoded by the coding sequence ATGCACCTCACCCCGGCCGATGCCCTCAGGATCACTGGTTCGTTCTCCGTCGTCCGCGCCCCCGAGCGCCCGGACGTGGCGGCCCAGTCGGACCCGAAGGTCATCGAGACCGTGTCGAGCATGCTGTCCGAGATCGAGCGCGACGGGCTCGCTGCCGTACGGCGCTACGCCGAGCGCCTCGACGGCTGGACGGGCGGCGAGGACTTCGAGATCGCGGAGAGCTCGATCCCGGGCCTCGTCGACGGCCTGCCGCAGGACCTGCGCGACGCGCTCGACGCAGGGGCCGAGCGCACGCGCCGCTTCGCCGACATGCAGCGCGCGCACCTGGTCGACTTCGAGGACGAGGTCATCCCCGGCGTCATCTGCGGGCAGCGCTACGTGCCGGTCGGCAACGTCGGCGCCTACCTCCCGGCCGGCCGCTTCCCGCTGCTGGCCAGCGCGTTCATGACCGTGGGCGTGGCCCGCGCGGCCGGCGTGCCGAACGTCGTCAGCTGCACCCCGCCGTCGCTCCACGGCCAGGTCCACCCGGCCGTCCTCTACTCCGCGCGGGCCTCCGGCGCCCACCGCGTCTTCGCCCTCGGCGGCGTCCAGGCCCTCGCCTCCATGGCCTTCGGTCTGCTCGACGGCGTGCCGGCCGACATGATCGTCGGCGCGGGGAACGCGTTCGTGGCCGAGGCCAAGCGCCAGCTGTACGGCAAGGTCGGCATCGACGTCCTGGCCGGCCCGTCCGAGGTCGCGGTGATCGCCGACGAGACCGCCACGGCCCAGATGGTCGCCGCCGACCTGCTGGCCCAGGCCGAGCACGGCCCGACCACCCCGGCCTGCCTGGTGACGACGTCGGCCGAGCTCGCCGCGGCGGTCGAGGTCGAGGTCGCCCGCCAGCTCGAGGGACTCGCCACCCGCGACATCGCCGGTGCCGCCTGGCGCGACTGGGGCTCCATCTACGTCGCCGACTCCCCGAAGACCGCGGTCGAGATCATGAACGTCCTCGCCCCCGAGCACCTCGAGATCCTCGCCGAGGACACCGACTTCTACCTGGAGAACATGACCAACTACGGCTCGCTGTTCCTCGGCGAGTGGTCGACGGTCGCTTACGCGGACAAGGGCATGTCGGGCACCAACCACGTCCTGCCGACCGCCCGCGGGGCCCGCTACACCGGCGGGCTGTCCGTCACCGGCTACCTGAAGCAGCTGACCTACCAGAAGGCCACGCGCGCCTCCACCGAGGCGCAGGCCGGACCTGTGGTAACCATTGCGGACTTCGAAGGCATGCCCGGCCACCGTGACAGCGCGCAGCTGCGTCTGGACATCATCTCCTCGTCGTAG
- a CDS encoding ABC transporter substrate-binding protein has protein sequence MRHMRLPRSQRPVRLMAVGLLAASLALTACGAGSRTGAATATKVACDFTNPSTPTTINVLAYNSSAVDPFSNTMVASCTHDNVTVKHDPIDFAGQLEKTTATLAGDTGTYDVVETYTYAIPDLASRGKLQPLDDLYAKNKDKYALGDLDPNTLKSMTYDGKLYGLPMQSQLLVMAYRKDLFDKNGLTPPTTFEELRTDAKRLQDAEGMKYPIALPLLSTADLDTAFAAALGSQDSAFFVNPDTKKPNFTEEPTAKALEQLKSLLPYMDPQVTTFDQPKVQQQLYNGKAAVAVMFSGRMNDLVQQKNTKLYDKFGFAAPPAVFAGGKAYSTVSTDGWSIPFNTKVDKDLLFEVIGASVSQEASQASVPAAFPARTTVDQSASPYAAATKDSLAKGPTKEIQPYVPAVSEAIRPVLANYMAGKIDVPAAQQQMQAAAEKVMAAQK, from the coding sequence ATGCGTCACATGCGTCTCCCCAGATCTCAACGTCCCGTCCGGCTGATGGCGGTCGGCCTGCTGGCCGCCTCCCTCGCCCTCACCGCCTGCGGCGCCGGCTCCCGCACCGGTGCGGCGACCGCCACCAAGGTCGCCTGCGACTTCACCAACCCGTCGACGCCCACGACCATCAACGTGCTGGCGTACAACTCCTCGGCGGTCGACCCGTTCAGCAACACGATGGTCGCGAGCTGCACCCACGACAACGTCACGGTCAAGCACGACCCGATCGACTTCGCGGGCCAGCTGGAGAAGACCACGGCCACCCTCGCGGGCGACACCGGCACGTACGACGTCGTCGAGACCTACACCTACGCGATCCCGGACCTGGCCTCGCGGGGCAAGCTCCAGCCGCTCGACGACCTGTACGCGAAGAACAAGGACAAGTACGCCCTGGGCGACCTGGACCCGAACACGCTCAAGTCGATGACGTACGACGGCAAGCTGTACGGGCTGCCGATGCAGTCCCAGCTCCTGGTCATGGCCTACCGCAAGGACCTGTTCGACAAGAACGGTCTGACGCCGCCGACCACCTTCGAGGAGCTGCGCACCGACGCCAAGAGGCTCCAGGACGCGGAGGGGATGAAGTACCCGATCGCGCTGCCGCTGCTGAGCACCGCCGACCTGGACACCGCCTTCGCCGCCGCGCTCGGCTCGCAGGACAGCGCCTTCTTCGTCAACCCCGACACCAAGAAGCCGAACTTCACCGAGGAGCCGACGGCCAAGGCTCTCGAGCAGCTGAAGTCGCTGCTGCCGTACATGGACCCGCAGGTCACGACCTTCGACCAGCCGAAGGTCCAGCAGCAGCTCTACAACGGCAAGGCCGCCGTCGCCGTGATGTTCTCGGGTCGGATGAACGACCTCGTGCAGCAGAAGAACACCAAGCTCTACGACAAGTTCGGCTTCGCGGCCCCGCCGGCGGTGTTCGCGGGGGGCAAGGCCTACAGCACGGTGTCCACCGACGGCTGGTCCATCCCCTTCAACACGAAGGTCGACAAGGACCTGCTCTTCGAGGTCATCGGTGCTTCGGTGAGCCAGGAGGCCTCGCAGGCCTCGGTGCCCGCGGCGTTCCCCGCCCGCACGACCGTCGACCAGAGCGCCTCGCCGTACGCGGCGGCGACGAAGGACTCGCTGGCCAAGGGCCCGACCAAGGAGATCCAGCCCTACGTGCCGGCGGTGAGCGAGGCCATCCGTCCGGTGCTGGCCAACTACATGGCGGGCAAGATCGACGTCCCGGCGGCGCAGCAGCAGATGCAGGCCGCGGCCGAGAAGGTCATGGCCGCCCAGAAGTAG
- a CDS encoding carbohydrate ABC transporter permease, with protein sequence MKRRQFWALVAPSVVVMFGFMLVPLYQTLRWSFESVNYGEAGTFIGLTNYRAALGDARLGRAVLFTVGLTVVASAFCIVFGYVLAALVNKLGRARPLVLGILLISYVSPQVVGAVAFSWLFDSNFGGIVDYLLNAVSGGAFGNPLWFTSTWPNRLIIVANVVWFMLPFAMLMILAGLQGVSEETLEAAEIDGASPLQRHLYVIIPSIRGVLGFVVLILTMDVIRVFDSLIPLAPQSLTNGNESLMVYIYRVAFSEASRNLGLGSAISVLTIILILILLFPSIRNIVKEARA encoded by the coding sequence ATGAAGAGACGGCAGTTCTGGGCGCTGGTCGCACCCAGCGTCGTGGTGATGTTCGGGTTCATGCTGGTGCCGCTCTACCAGACCCTGCGGTGGAGCTTCGAGAGCGTCAACTACGGCGAGGCCGGCACCTTCATCGGGCTGACGAACTACCGGGCGGCGCTCGGCGACGCGAGGCTCGGCCGTGCGGTGCTGTTCACCGTCGGCCTGACGGTGGTCGCGTCGGCGTTCTGCATCGTGTTCGGCTACGTCCTGGCCGCCCTGGTGAACAAGCTCGGCCGGGCTCGGCCCCTGGTGCTGGGCATCCTGCTCATCTCCTACGTCTCGCCGCAGGTGGTGGGCGCCGTGGCCTTCTCCTGGCTGTTCGACTCCAACTTCGGCGGGATCGTCGACTACCTCCTGAACGCGGTCAGCGGCGGCGCCTTCGGCAACCCGCTGTGGTTCACCTCCACCTGGCCCAACCGTCTGATCATCGTGGCCAACGTCGTGTGGTTCATGCTGCCGTTCGCCATGCTGATGATCCTGGCCGGGCTCCAGGGCGTCTCCGAGGAGACGCTCGAGGCGGCGGAGATCGACGGGGCCTCGCCCCTCCAGCGGCACCTCTACGTGATCATCCCCAGCATCCGCGGCGTGCTCGGCTTCGTGGTCCTGATCCTGACCATGGACGTCATCCGCGTGTTCGACTCGCTCATCCCCCTCGCGCCGCAGTCGCTGACCAACGGCAACGAGTCGCTGATGGTCTACATCTACCGAGTGGCGTTCAGCGAGGCCTCGCGGAACCTGGGTCTGGGCAGCGCGATCAGCGTGCTCACCATCATCCTGATCCTGATCCTGCTCTTCCCCTCCATCCGCAACATCGTGAAGGAGGCCCGGGCGTGA
- a CDS encoding carbohydrate ABC transporter permease, translating to MTLDIPAASTRSSQAPVDLAPEAGRGRPASRRSRRAGVVTAVVLTIVCLLMVFPFLWAALSSIKPTDVAFANPPVFRFAPTFQPYVDLWQTTDFYLYLVNTLVVAVISTIVALIVGLPCAYALSRYTGISSVVLLVLALVFRALPRFAVVLPMYDISQSLGIYDTTYALAGALIVINQPFTIWLLRNFFAEIPPELDEAAMVDGCTRFGVLRRIMIPLMGPGILTAGIFVFLFAFQEYLTAAVLTDTSSKTVPVFIATQLGQNLPLLQQASAATVLLTLPVIGIALIAQKYLVAGLASGAVKG from the coding sequence GTGACCCTCGACATCCCCGCCGCCAGCACCCGCTCGTCCCAGGCACCCGTCGACCTCGCTCCCGAGGCCGGCCGTGGCCGTCCCGCGTCGCGGCGGTCCCGGCGGGCGGGCGTGGTCACCGCCGTCGTGCTGACCATCGTCTGCCTGCTGATGGTGTTCCCGTTCCTGTGGGCGGCCCTGTCCAGCATCAAGCCGACGGACGTGGCCTTCGCCAACCCGCCCGTGTTCCGCTTCGCGCCGACCTTCCAGCCCTACGTCGACCTCTGGCAGACCACCGACTTCTACCTCTACCTGGTCAACACCCTGGTCGTCGCGGTGATCAGCACGATCGTCGCCCTGATCGTCGGTCTGCCCTGCGCGTACGCGCTGTCGCGCTACACCGGGATCTCCTCGGTCGTGCTGCTCGTGCTGGCACTGGTCTTCCGCGCTCTGCCCCGGTTCGCGGTCGTGCTGCCGATGTACGACATCTCCCAGAGCCTGGGGATCTACGACACCACGTACGCCCTGGCCGGCGCCCTCATCGTCATCAACCAGCCGTTCACCATCTGGCTGCTGCGGAACTTCTTCGCCGAGATCCCCCCGGAGCTGGACGAGGCGGCGATGGTCGACGGGTGCACCCGGTTCGGGGTGCTGCGTCGCATCATGATCCCGCTCATGGGACCGGGGATCCTCACCGCCGGCATCTTCGTCTTCCTGTTCGCCTTCCAGGAGTACCTGACAGCGGCTGTGCTCACCGACACGTCGTCGAAGACCGTGCCGGTGTTCATCGCCACCCAGCTCGGGCAGAACCTGCCGCTGCTCCAGCAGGCCTCGGCCGCCACGGTGCTTCTGACCCTGCCCGTGATCGGCATCGCCCTCATCGCGCAGAAGTACCTCGTCGCCGGTCTCGCCTCAGGGGCCGTCAAGGGGTGA
- a CDS encoding alpha/beta fold hydrolase, protein MTLVLLPGSGCTASLWAALTLDVETVTPVLQEPTLDGEVDRLLAVLPDRFALAGLSLGAIVAMALVRRAPERVTRLCLMSTNPYAPTPGQHEAWAAQREVLRTDGARTLQASLLPVLRSPGRTDLDEAVLAMADELGAETYAAQCRLQDTRVDERPGLAQVRVPTLVVAARDDRLCGVERHEEIASLVPGAELVVLEDCAHLSPLERPDELSAHLNRWLAPGR, encoded by the coding sequence GTGACCCTCGTCCTCCTGCCGGGCTCTGGCTGCACGGCCTCGCTGTGGGCGGCCCTCACGCTGGACGTGGAGACGGTGACGCCGGTGCTGCAGGAGCCGACGCTGGACGGCGAGGTCGACCGGCTGCTCGCGGTGCTGCCCGACCGGTTCGCGCTCGCGGGGCTCTCGCTCGGCGCGATCGTGGCGATGGCGCTGGTGCGGCGCGCTCCGGAACGGGTCACACGGCTCTGCCTGATGTCGACCAACCCGTACGCCCCGACGCCCGGGCAGCACGAAGCCTGGGCCGCCCAGCGGGAGGTGCTGCGCACCGACGGTGCCCGGACACTGCAGGCGTCTCTGCTCCCGGTGCTCCGCTCGCCGGGGCGCACCGACCTGGACGAGGCGGTGCTGGCCATGGCCGACGAGCTCGGCGCCGAGACGTACGCCGCGCAGTGCCGCCTGCAGGACACCCGCGTCGACGAACGCCCCGGTCTCGCGCAGGTCCGCGTCCCGACCCTGGTCGTCGCCGCCCGCGACGACCGGCTCTGCGGCGTCGAGCGGCACGAGGAGATCGCGTCCCTGGTCCCCGGCGCGGAGCTCGTGGTCCTCGAGGACTGCGCCCACCTGTCCCCGCTCGAGCGCCCCGACGAGCTCTCCGCCCACCTGAACCGCTGGCTCGCGCCTGGCCGGTAG
- a CDS encoding GntR family transcriptional regulator — translation MRASFASEQTYRQLTDALQRGVYGPGARLPAERTLAAQYGVSRETLRNALNRLADEHLVESVVGSGWFVAPEVVGEPPSVLQTFTEMARARGLRPTAHVLRRRVRTATLPEADQLRIPPGADVLDLVRLRGMERTTICLDETVMPLDLAAPLQDADLEDRSLYEELETRCDVRVHRSVYSVRAEVADTYLAAQLGVTAGWPVLVGEEVGYTDAGRPVLVGATRYRGDAYRFQADLFRPV, via the coding sequence ATGCGGGCCTCCTTCGCCTCCGAGCAGACGTACCGGCAGCTGACCGACGCGCTGCAGCGCGGCGTGTACGGACCGGGCGCGCGGCTGCCCGCCGAGCGCACGCTCGCCGCCCAGTACGGGGTGTCGCGCGAGACCCTGCGCAACGCGCTCAACCGGCTCGCCGACGAGCACCTCGTCGAGAGCGTCGTGGGCAGCGGCTGGTTCGTCGCGCCCGAGGTGGTGGGCGAGCCGCCGAGCGTGCTGCAGACGTTCACCGAGATGGCCCGCGCGCGCGGGCTCCGGCCGACGGCGCACGTGCTGCGGCGCCGGGTCCGGACGGCCACGCTCCCCGAGGCCGACCAGCTGCGGATCCCGCCGGGCGCCGACGTCCTGGACCTCGTCCGGCTGCGCGGCATGGAACGCACCACGATCTGCCTGGACGAGACCGTGATGCCGCTCGACCTGGCCGCGCCGTTGCAGGACGCCGACCTGGAGGACCGCTCGCTCTACGAGGAGCTCGAGACCCGCTGCGACGTCCGCGTGCACCGTTCCGTCTACTCCGTCCGGGCCGAGGTCGCCGACACCTACCTCGCCGCCCAGCTCGGCGTCACCGCCGGCTGGCCGGTGCTCGTGGGCGAGGAGGTGGGCTACACCGACGCCGGCCGCCCCGTCCTCGTCGGGGCCACCCGCTACCGCGGCGACGCGTACCGCTTCCAGGCCGACCTCTTCCGCCCGGTCTGA
- a CDS encoding ABC transporter substrate-binding protein, translating to MSSPRVARLVAALALPLTLVAAACAPQAANSGGGNVQPSAVSSDVASAGPVTLRFLDFEEGPDAAYIKKAIAGFEQQYPNVKIERTEQSFDQVMSTLNLRLADPNGPDVATINNGWQSMGTLSKAGLILNLDKYAELYGWRDQLSPTMLRQLEFTPDGKKMGEGSLYGTPGARLTTVGLYYNKKLLTDAGVAVPTTYAEFETALAAVKAKGETPIALGTQEKTYATNPLFALQSLLGSPKAINDFVYGSGGTTLEQTGLGTAAAKLAEWQKDGYLNPGYNGLDFDGGKKVFTDGKAAFHFDYSGALVGTGADSTKFGRVQLPQPDGGAQTSVGAASAVFGISAKTKNPDAAAAFLNYLGSQEMNDLSVQNGYLPIRPSTAQVEPGTTFADEVAGAATVTKDDGFLPFFDWSSPEMLDVIGGQVQLILAGRSTPETLVTDGQKSYDDAAAKRG from the coding sequence GTGTCATCTCCAAGAGTCGCCCGCCTGGTCGCGGCACTCGCCCTGCCCCTGACCCTGGTCGCCGCCGCGTGCGCCCCCCAGGCCGCGAACTCGGGCGGCGGCAACGTGCAGCCGTCGGCGGTCTCGTCCGACGTCGCCTCCGCGGGTCCGGTCACGCTCAGGTTCCTCGACTTCGAGGAGGGGCCCGACGCCGCGTACATCAAGAAGGCGATCGCGGGCTTCGAGCAGCAGTACCCGAACGTCAAGATCGAGCGGACCGAGCAGAGCTTCGACCAGGTGATGTCGACGCTCAACCTGCGGCTCGCCGACCCGAACGGCCCCGACGTCGCCACGATCAACAACGGCTGGCAGTCGATGGGCACGCTCTCCAAGGCCGGCCTGATCCTCAACCTCGACAAGTACGCCGAGCTCTACGGCTGGCGCGACCAGCTGTCGCCGACGATGCTGCGCCAGCTCGAGTTCACCCCGGACGGCAAGAAGATGGGGGAGGGCTCGCTCTACGGCACCCCCGGCGCGCGCCTGACCACGGTCGGCCTCTACTACAACAAGAAGCTGCTCACCGACGCCGGCGTGGCCGTCCCCACCACGTACGCGGAGTTCGAGACGGCGCTGGCGGCGGTCAAGGCCAAGGGCGAGACGCCGATCGCGCTCGGCACGCAGGAGAAGACGTACGCGACCAACCCGCTCTTCGCGCTGCAGTCGCTGCTGGGTTCGCCGAAGGCGATCAACGACTTCGTCTACGGCTCCGGTGGCACGACGCTCGAGCAGACCGGGCTGGGCACGGCCGCCGCCAAGCTCGCCGAGTGGCAGAAGGACGGCTACCTCAACCCCGGCTACAACGGCCTGGACTTCGACGGCGGCAAGAAGGTCTTCACCGACGGCAAGGCCGCCTTCCACTTCGACTACTCCGGCGCCCTGGTGGGCACCGGGGCCGACTCGACGAAGTTCGGTCGCGTGCAGCTGCCGCAGCCGGACGGCGGGGCGCAGACCAGCGTCGGCGCCGCGTCCGCGGTGTTCGGGATCTCGGCCAAGACCAAGAACCCCGACGCCGCCGCAGCCTTCCTGAACTACCTCGGCAGCCAGGAGATGAACGACCTCTCGGTGCAGAACGGCTACCTGCCGATCCGTCCCTCCACGGCCCAGGTCGAACCCGGCACGACGTTCGCCGACGAGGTCGCCGGCGCGGCCACGGTGACCAAGGACGACGGCTTCCTGCCCTTCTTCGACTGGTCCAGCCCGGAGATGCTCGACGTCATCGGCGGCCAGGTGCAGCTGATCCTCGCCGGCCGCTCGACGCCGGAGACCCTGGTCACCGACGGGCAGAAGAGCTACGACGACGCCGCCGCGAAGCGCGGGTGA
- a CDS encoding carbohydrate ABC transporter permease — translation MSTGTTGLTTPPRLGRGGAGTLVEGDAPTGSARRRNPNRRMRWAGLLYLAPALAMYTWVVLVPLVQSANYSLYSWDGVSTPTWVGLGNYGDFFTDPDLRAALGHVGVLICFFSFLPIALGMLTAAIISRRNLRGAALFRSLLFLPQVVTTVVTAVVWKFLYTPDGPINTLLRALGLGALAQNWLGDVTWALPALGVIGTWVTFGFCMILFVSGAQSIPQELYEAARMDGAGPVAEFFAVTLPGLRPQLAVALTLTITAALRTFDLVYVATQGGPGSSTTTPALLLYRKAFQNPDVGAAAAIAVVLAIACLLVAILIQRVTERES, via the coding sequence GTGAGCACGGGCACCACGGGTCTCACGACGCCGCCCCGGCTCGGTCGGGGCGGCGCGGGGACCCTCGTCGAGGGTGACGCCCCTACCGGCAGCGCGCGCCGGCGCAACCCTAACCGGCGGATGCGCTGGGCCGGGCTGCTCTACCTCGCGCCCGCGCTGGCCATGTACACGTGGGTCGTCCTCGTCCCGCTGGTCCAGTCGGCGAACTACTCGCTCTACTCCTGGGACGGCGTCTCGACCCCGACCTGGGTCGGGCTGGGCAACTACGGCGACTTCTTCACCGACCCGGACCTGCGGGCCGCGCTCGGCCACGTCGGGGTGCTGATCTGCTTCTTCTCGTTCCTGCCGATCGCGCTCGGCATGCTGACCGCGGCGATCATCTCCCGGCGGAACCTCCGCGGCGCGGCCCTGTTCCGCTCGCTGCTGTTCCTGCCGCAGGTCGTCACCACCGTCGTGACCGCCGTGGTCTGGAAGTTCCTCTACACCCCCGACGGCCCGATCAACACGCTGCTGCGGGCGCTCGGGCTCGGCGCCCTGGCGCAGAACTGGCTCGGCGACGTCACCTGGGCGCTCCCCGCGCTCGGCGTCATCGGGACCTGGGTGACCTTCGGCTTCTGCATGATCCTCTTCGTCTCCGGCGCCCAGTCGATCCCGCAGGAGCTGTACGAGGCGGCGCGCATGGACGGGGCCGGCCCGGTCGCGGAGTTCTTCGCCGTCACCCTGCCCGGCCTGCGCCCGCAGCTCGCGGTCGCGCTGACCCTGACCATCACGGCCGCCCTGCGCACGTTCGACCTCGTCTACGTCGCCACCCAGGGCGGACCGGGGTCGTCGACCACCACGCCGGCGCTGCTGCTCTACCGCAAGGCGTTCCAGAACCCCGACGTCGGCGCCGCCGCGGCCATCGCCGTCGTGCTGGCCATCGCCTGCCTCCTGGTCGCGATCCTCATCCAGCGCGTCACGGAGCGTGAGTCGTGA
- a CDS encoding carbohydrate ABC transporter permease, translating into MTRKSETVLNYFVLLLFTAVVMLPILWTLLAALSPNMDGSASTDLQWSNFASAWTRGSLGQALLASTVITVGAVILQVLLALGSGYAFGVLDVVGGRVLFPVILLGLMLSTEALIIPLYFQFREIGLINSWLGLIVIHVGMGVPFGAFWMRATFRAIPGSLVESARIDGAGTWRVLWGILVPVSRPAILTLVLLNAMWTWNDYFVALIMISDPTKQPVTLALGAFQGRFTTEFNTMAAAAVIICLPILVLYAFFQRQFIHGVLSGAIKE; encoded by the coding sequence GTGACGCGCAAGTCGGAGACGGTGCTCAACTACTTCGTCCTGCTGCTGTTCACGGCCGTGGTGATGCTGCCGATCCTCTGGACGCTGCTCGCGGCGCTCAGCCCGAACATGGACGGCAGCGCGTCGACCGACCTGCAGTGGTCCAACTTCGCCTCGGCCTGGACGCGCGGCTCGCTCGGCCAGGCGCTGCTGGCCAGCACGGTGATCACCGTCGGCGCCGTCATCCTGCAGGTGCTGCTGGCGCTTGGCTCCGGCTACGCGTTCGGCGTGCTCGACGTCGTCGGCGGGCGGGTGCTCTTCCCGGTGATCCTGCTCGGGCTGATGCTCTCCACCGAGGCGCTGATCATCCCGCTGTACTTCCAGTTCCGCGAGATCGGCCTGATCAACTCCTGGCTCGGGCTGATCGTCATCCACGTCGGGATGGGGGTGCCCTTCGGGGCCTTCTGGATGCGGGCGACGTTCCGGGCGATCCCCGGCTCGCTCGTCGAGTCGGCCCGGATCGACGGCGCCGGCACCTGGCGCGTGCTCTGGGGGATCCTCGTCCCGGTCTCGCGCCCGGCGATCCTCACCCTGGTCCTGCTCAACGCCATGTGGACCTGGAACGACTACTTCGTCGCCCTGATCATGATCTCCGACCCGACGAAGCAGCCGGTCACGCTCGCCCTGGGTGCGTTCCAGGGGCGCTTCACCACCGAGTTCAACACCATGGCCGCTGCCGCGGTGATCATCTGCCTGCCGATCCTGGTGCTCTACGCCTTCTTCCAGCGCCAGTTCATCCACGGCGTCCTGAGCGGGGCGATCAAGGAATGA
- a CDS encoding 6-phosphogluconolactonase — protein MTVEPEVFDTPDELGGRVARMIADGLVAAREAGRPYVLGCPGGRSAAPAYAALADLVHMERLDLDHLVVVMMDDYLVSGPDGTLVHELPQAPHSCIRFGREEIVRPLDDAAGAGRGVRPENLWFPDPADPAAYDDRIRDVGGIDLFLLASGSSDGHIAFNPAGAARDSRTRVVELPDSTRRDNLATFPSFGGDLSRVPRHGVTVGIDTIAASSRSVAMLVHGREKGRAAAHLLAADTYDPSWPATVFADCVDPHLFLDSEAFAAAEPVPAR, from the coding sequence ATGACCGTGGAGCCCGAAGTCTTCGACACCCCCGACGAGCTCGGCGGCCGCGTCGCGCGGATGATCGCCGACGGGCTGGTCGCCGCCCGCGAGGCAGGACGGCCGTACGTGCTCGGCTGCCCGGGCGGGCGCAGCGCCGCCCCCGCGTACGCCGCGCTGGCCGACCTGGTCCACATGGAGCGGCTCGACCTCGACCACCTCGTCGTCGTGATGATGGACGACTACCTGGTCAGCGGGCCCGACGGCACCCTCGTCCACGAGCTCCCGCAGGCGCCGCACTCCTGCATCCGCTTCGGCCGCGAGGAGATCGTGCGCCCGCTCGACGACGCGGCCGGAGCGGGGCGCGGCGTCAGGCCCGAGAACCTCTGGTTCCCGGACCCGGCCGACCCGGCGGCGTACGACGACCGGATCCGCGACGTCGGCGGCATCGACCTGTTCCTGCTGGCCTCCGGCTCGAGCGACGGTCACATCGCCTTCAACCCGGCCGGGGCCGCGCGCGACAGCCGTACGCGGGTGGTCGAGCTGCCCGACAGCACGCGCCGGGACAACCTGGCCACGTTCCCGTCCTTCGGCGGCGACCTGTCCCGCGTCCCGCGCCACGGGGTGACCGTGGGCATCGACACGATCGCCGCCAGCTCGCGGTCCGTCGCGATGCTCGTGCACGGCCGGGAGAAGGGCCGGGCCGCGGCCCACCTGCTCGCCGCCGACACGTACGACCCGTCCTGGCCGGCGACCGTCTTCGCCGACTGCGTCGACCCGCACCTGTTCCTGGACTCCGAGGCGTTCGCCGCCGCGGAGCCTGTCCCCGCCCGCTAG